The Petrotoga mobilis SJ95 genomic sequence GAATATGAATAATCCAAATGTTTTTGGTGAGTATCAGCGGGAACCCACGACTCTAAAATTGTTAAAGAATATTGTTGGGGCTGTAAACATTTAGTAAATTTTTAAGTATTTGTGATGCAATTGCTTTTAATATTTATTTTCTGCTGTTATTATTGGGGTAGGGGTATGAAACCTTAAGGATTGATTTGCATGCGGTGCCGAAAGTAAAGAAAAGGCTTATATCGCCTGATTATTCTATTTGTTGGTCGCTTGTTCTATGTTGCCTTAAACTGAAACTGGTAGCAGACATAAAAGCAGAATTAGATAATTTTAATCGCACAAGACAACAGGAGCGCCTTAAGGCCATTCCGAATAATCCGGAGTTTGTTGACCTATATGCCAGATAGTTGTCAATCCAGAAGAAGTCAAATGGAAGGTTAGAAAGAATGGATTGACACATTATTTCTGTAGTAAACTCTGTAAGGATGAATTTATTAAAACAGGCTACTAGTCTGAAAAGGAGGTTAATAATCTATGAAACACAGAAACCGTCAAACGAAACATAATATGAATGCCGAGCACACAAATCATACCGATGGTGGTGGGCATGCCTCACATCACGCACACATGGTGGCTGATTTCAGGAAGAGGTTCTGGGTATCATTAATTGTGACTATCCCCGTTCTTCTACTTTCTCCACTTATCCAATCTTTTTTCGGCTATTCCATAGATTTTGCGGGTTCGATGTTTTTTCTTTTTGGCCTTTCTTCATTTGTCTATTTCTACGGTGGCTGGCCGTTTTTAGAGGGACTGTTTCAGGAGTTAAAAAAGAAACAACCCGGTATGATGACGCTCATTGCGCTGGCTATATCTGTCGCCTATTTTTACAGTAGTGCGGTTGTCTTTGGAGTTGAAGGAAAAGTATTCTTTTGGGAATTAGTTACCCTTATAGATATTATGCTCCTTGGACACTGGATAGAGATGAAATCTATTATGGGAGCGTCACAGGCTTTGGAGGAACTGGCGAAACTTATGCCGTCAGAAGCCCATCGTCTAAAAGAAAGTGGAGATATAGAAGAGGTCAAGATTGAAGATTTGCAATCACAGGATAAAGTGCTTATCAAACCGGGTGAAAAAATTCCGGTTGACGGAATAGTTCTCGAAGGCGAATCGGATGTTGATGAATCTGCTATAACTGGTGAATCAAAGCCGGTAAGCAAAAAAAAGGATGATAAGGTTATCGGTGGCGCAGTCAACGGAGAAGGTTCTCTCACTGTCCAAGTAACCAAGACCGGCAAAGATTCTTATCTTTCCCAAGTGATAGAGTTAGTAAGGATTGCCAGTGAAAGTAAATCTAGGGCGCAAGGATTAGCGGATAAGGCGGCTTTCTGGTTGACAATAATTGCTATTACGGCAGGTGCAGCAACCCTTATAACCTGGCTTGTATTAGGTAAAGAATTTGTATTTGCTTTGGAACGTATGGTTACTGTCATGGTTATTACTTGCCCGCACGCCTTAGGCCTGGCTATACCACTTGTTATCGCTGTAATTACATCTATTTCGGCTAAGAACGGCCTTCTGATTAGGAATAGAACTTCTTTTGAAGGTGCTCGTAATATTGATGTTGTCGTTTTTGATAAAACAGGTACATTAACCAAAGGGGAATTCGGGGTATCGGACATTGTTACGTTTGGCGGCTGGAAGGAAGACGAGCTTTTACGTGATGTCGCTGCCATTGAAACAAATTCCGAACACACGATTGCCAAAGGAATCGTGAAAAAAGCAAAAGAAAAGAAGCTGGATTTACCTAAGGTAGAAAATTTCTCAAGTCTGCCAGGGAAAGGCGCTAAAGCGCGTATTCAGGGCAAACAAATTTTTGTTGGAAATAAAGGGATTTTTGAAATTGCCGAAGTATCTTCAACGGACGATGCGCAAAAACAGGCTAACGAGTTTGCTTCTCAGGGAAAGACACTGGTCTTTGTTGCTTCAGAAAACAAGATTCAGGGGATCATCGCTCTCTCAGATATCATCAGAGATGAATCAAAAGAAGCGATTAAGAGACTCAAAAAGCAAGATATAAGTGTTTCGATGATTACTGGCGATAATCAGGCAACCGCTAAATTTGTAGCCGATCAATTAGGCTTGGACAGTTTTTTTGCCGAAGTTTTGCCCGATAAAAAATCCGAGAAAATAAAAAAACTTCAAAGCGAAGGTAGAAAAGTTGCGATGGTGGGTGATGGTGTCAATGATGCGCCTGCTCTGGCTCAGGCTGACGTGGGAATAGCCATAGGGGCAGGTACGGATGTAGCTGTTGAAACAGCCGATGTGGTATTGATCGAGAATGATCCCAGAAATGTATTGGATATCATCCGGCTCTCGGCAATTAATCATCGCAAAACTGTCCAAAATCTTGCTTGGGCTACAGGCTATAACGTGTTTGCCATACCTCTAGCGGCCGGGGTCTTGTATAGTTATGGAATTATTCTCGCTCCAGCTATGGGGGCTATTATCATGTCCCTTAGTACAGTAATTGTCGCGATTAATTCTAGACTGATAAAATTTCAAAAGGAATACTAACATGAAAGCACATGTTGATCGAGATGGGTGATGGGAAAGCCCAATTGCACACAAACCTGTCCTGAAGTGTTTCAACTGGAAGAAGGAAAATCAAAAGTCATCGTTGATACTGTTTACAAAGAAGCTGAGGTCAAATGTCGAGAAGTTGAAGCCAGATGTTCGGTACAAGCGATTTTTGTTACTGAATAGATATAAATGAACACTAAATTCTTTTTAACCATTATCAAACAAAGAAATAGCCCAAGATTTCTTACAAAACTACCTACCTTCTGAGGTTAAGAAAGTATTAGACCTAAATTATTTAACTAATACATTCTCTTTGAACACAAAAGTTACAATAATGCCAGTGTGTTTCTGCAACTTTTAAAATACCCACTAAAGATATGGGAAGAAAAATACATCACCAAAACGAACAAATTATCTATAATAATACCGAACCAATGCCAAGTATTTAAGCTATAATTGTATTCTTAAAAATATCACTCCTTAAATTATGAAGTCATCAGGTTCACCTTTTTCCACACCATAAGTTTCTTTTATAAAAATTTTTCGAGATTCGAAAATGTACCAAGTAATGCTATCTTCATCTTTTTTTGTAATTTTTCTTATCTGTTGTTTTAAGATCTCATATTTTGCTTTTGTTATTTCTCCTTCCAGCAAGGAATTTTGTACCCAGTTCAGGTATTGTCTCGCTTTTTTTAAAACTTTTGCTACTCTTTTTTCATTAACATCGTAGGCCATTATTACGTACGTTTTTACCACCTCATTGTAAAAGGAACGTATTCTTTTTCTTCTATCAGATGTTTTAAAATCTTATAAGCCTCATGTTTTATCAATGTTCTGTAGGTAATATTTCTTTTTAATTTTTTATGTTTTAAAGTTGTACTTAAATGCTCTTCATAATTTTTTATAAAATTTTTTTGGCCTTCTTCGTTCAAGTGAATGCCGCCTTGAACTTTTTTAAAATGGTTTTCATTAATTATTTTTTTATTCACAAGGTTAAAAATAGTTCTATCTACCACAATGGGCTTAAATATTTCAGCTATATCAAGGTTCAAAGAAAATTTTCTAAAGTTAGTTGAATGAAGATAGCCAATTCTAGGATCTAATGGTGTTTGATAAATTTGCGTTAAAACTGTAGAGTACATTAAAGAATTTCCAAAACTGATAAGTGTGTTCAGGTAATTTGTAGGGGGCCTTTTTTCTCTGACAACCATTTTGAAATCTTCATTTGAGATTATATTGTTATCAATAAAATTATAATAAATCTCTCTATAATTTCCCTCTTGTGCCATTAATTCGTTAATAGAACCAATCTGGGGAATATTCTGAATAAATTCTTCCATTTTTTGCGAATACCGTTTTATTGTTAAATCGTTTTTCCTTTCATAATATTGCACAATCTTTAAGATGTTTTGCATAGCTCCTTCTACAAACTTTTTTGCTAAAACTAATCTTTTTTCTGAGGAGATATAGTGCTCTACTTGTTTAACTATTGTTATTCCATTTGTATTATGCTCATATGGATAAAAACTTCCCACATAAAAACCATAATGGTTGAAAAAATGGAGTGGTAAGTTATTGGCTGACAAGAATTCAAGAAGTCGTTTGTTTATGTTTATTTCTCCAAATATCTTTATTTCTGAAATGTTTTCTATCGGGAAGTACTTTGTTTTTTCATCAGATTCATTTTTAAAGGCTAGTGTGTTTCCTTTTCTAGATAACGTTCCGCTTTGAAATATATAGATAGGTTTCAATTTATTCCTCTCCCGCCCAACATAATTCTGCAAAGCCACATTTTGAACACACTCCTATCCATTTTGGTGGAGATGGAATAGGCGATTCAATTAATTCATTGAGTTTAAGAAGTGTATCTTGTATTTCTTTTTTGGCTTCCTCATCGAACACAATGGGAATTCTCTTTTTTTCTTTTGGCAATAGAATTTCCCCCTTTGCTTGAATACCCATATCCTCCAATAATTTTAAATAATATAACAACTGGATTTTGGCTCCTTTGAAAGATTTCGAAGATTTTTTGATTTCTCCAACTATGGTACACTTATTATCATTCCAAATTAAATCAATTACAGCTCCTGGAAGCTTTATTTCTTTTTCTCCTTTCCCTTCATAAGAATTTTTGTGTAAAAACCTTCCTAGTTCTATGTAGGGGTTATCTTGTTCAGGAGTGAATCTTCTTAAAACAAACCAAGCTTCTCTTGGGCATATTGAATAGGCTAAAACTGAATATCCTGTAATGATATTATCATCCATGAAAATCCTCTTTCAATTCATATGGAATAAACCCTACTTCTTCAGAATAGATTTCCCCAATGCCTAATTGGGTAATCAACCAAATTCCATTTCCCTTATACTCAAGCTTTTTGTCATCCTCTAGAAATACTTCGTTACAGTAGTTTTCCCATTCTTCCAGTTCTTTGTGAGGAACATTTATAGAATAATTTTGAATTTCTTTCCATAGTTGTTTTTTTCTTTCGTAATTTTCTAAACTATGTTCCAAACTTTCAATTTCATATAATTTGTTTGAGACTGTTCCATCCGAATCTACAAACACCACATCCTCGTATAAATGTTCTTTTATTAGAGGTTTATAATTACTCCAATTCCCTTCTTTTATCTCATACCAAGGACCTTTTTGGTATTTACTCACTGACAATGCAGTGTAATATTTATCTAGTAGTTCTTGAACTTCGTTTTCTGAAAATTTATTTTTGTTGGAAAAAATTTCTTTTGTCTTATTCAGCGATATGCTATCGTACACATAAGAAGCATATGATCTTTCATTCTCACTGTCATCATCTACTATTTCAGCAACCATTACTGTGCCAAGTTTATTTAGCATTCTTCTATTACATCTTCCAGCAGCTTGCACGATACTATCAAAGGGGGATAAATCTTTAAAAACGTAATCAAAGTCTAAGTCTACTCCAGCTTCTACTACCTGGGTAGATATGAGATTTCTTGGCAAGTTTTTATTTTCCAACTGTTTGATCTGTTTAATTCTTTCTAACCTTTCTTTAGGAATTACCCAAGTAGAAAGAAAGAAAAGGTTACTTTTCAAATGTTCTCGGAGTAAGATAAAAGCTTTTAACGCTTCTTTTCTTGTGTTAAGAATAAGTAGAGAAGAGTTATCAGTTCTATCAGCTGTAAATTGTTTAATATCAGAAAGCTTTATTTTTTCATTAACTATGTTATAACAGTGTCTATTTTTTGGGAAAGAAGATTTAGGAGCTAACTCTTTACCTTCTGCTATTTTAGGTTGTGTAGCGGTCATTAAAATAAAATAAGTTCCCATCTTTTTTGAAAGAAAAGACATTGTTTCTCCAAATCCTTGCCAATATTCAGGGGGAATCGACTGAGGTTCATCCAAAATAACTACCGCATCTTTTAACCTGTGGAAACTCATAGAATCGTTGGCATTAGGAGAATAAAGCACTTCCCAAAACTTTGCAAGGGTTGTAACAATGAGTGGCTCTTTGAAGTATCTAAAAGAAAGTATAAACCTTTCTAAATTATCTAAATCTTCTTTTTCCTTTGATGCACTTACCAAATGATGGTCTTCCTGTACTTTGTCGTATATTTTCTTTGCAACTTCAGAATTTTGATCAACAATACTTATGAACGGTAATACATAAATAATTGTTTTAAGAGAAAGTTTATTTGCTAACTTCATCGATGCTTGCAATCCAGTGAGTGTTTTTCCAGCCCCAGTTGGGAGCGTTATGGTATAGATACCTGGTTCTGAAATTGTATCAACGTTTGATAATGTACTTTCTCTTATTTTGTTTTTCCAATCGCTTAAATGGTTCTTTGGAAGGGATTCAAGAAATTTGTCGAACCTATCTTGTTGATAAGAAATTTTATCAAAATTGATCCTATCAACATTTAACGCATCTAGCCTATCAGATGTTATAAAAATTGAATTCTCGATTCTCGTATTAAACCATAATTCTTCAGCTTTAACCGTCTTGTTTAAAAGATACTGTGAATGCCAAGATTGAAATATTAATCTTTTCCATTCCTTTTCTGTTAGATATTCAATTTTGTTTAGATCAAGGAATTCTTCTAATGCTTTTATAACGTCTTGATAATTTAAATTTCTCCAAAAAGACATTATATCTTCAAAATTTAGTTGATATGAATGATGTCTTCTAACAATTTCGGCTTGGAAAACATCCTTTGTAAGCATAAATGTTAAATAAGAAGAAGGTTCAGAATGAGGATATTTTCCTTTTTTTGTCTTTAAATATTGTTGAAATTTAACATGAGATTTAGCTACATCATGAGTTAAGCAGATAGGTTTTAATGGATCAACTAAATCATTGTACCCATGAAAATTTGATATCTCTTTGGATTTTTCGAAGACTCCTTCTAAATGATCTTTAAGCAGTTTATCCGGATGGCTTTCTTGACCATTCAGGAAGCCAAACAATTTCATCATTTCCAACCAAAACTCCCCCTATCTCTTCAGGATTATCAACAATAATCCCCGTATCGCTATTGACTGGATAAAAAACTGACAAGCTTTTGGTAAGTCCCCTTTCTTCATCCATCTGAAGAGGGACTATGTCTTTAAAGATTCCTTTGGTTTTTTTCAGATTAATTTTGGGTTTAATATCAGCTGGTATGATACTTTTAATATTTACCTCACCATCATTGATCTTCACTGGGTTGAAAGATCCTATGTAGTCAATATTAGCAAATGAATATGCTGTACCTAAATATGGAGTAAAAACAAAATTACCTTGTTCAAGAAAAGGTTTTAATTTTTCTTCTATAGGACCTTCTACATAAATTCGATATTTTGGCCTTTTAACAAATTGATGTTTTATAATATTGTGAATTCCCTTTTTTGGGTCTTTATAATTCCACAGGTTTATGCTAGTAGTGAACCATTTAATTGGAGATCTTATAGAGATGGAAATTCTGTTTCCATACAATGCTTCCCAATAAGAAGCCAAATGAGCTTTATTTTCAGATTTGTTCTCTACGCCTATTATAGCTGCAATTAATCCTCCAACAGCCGTAGGTGGCGGAAAGGGATAGGATGCGGAAGAAGTGGTTGTATAGAATTTGCGAAACATAGCATACTCCCCTGTAATATCAAAAACAAGGGCCATTGTATCACCTCAATTCAATAGCTACTTTATCTTCTCCCAAAATACTCTTTAGATCATCAATATTCTTTACTTCCAAGTCAGGATCCTTGATAATTATTATCTTTTCTATATTATCTTTGAGTAAAGAAACCTTATCACATATTTCCTTCAAATTGAGAGCAATGTCTTGAATATTTCTGATTGCCAATTGTTCATCGTCATCTAACAAAGAATTATCTTTTTTGGTTAATTTTATCCTTTCATCCAAAGACCCTATTAATCCATTGAAATCAGGTTTGTACCAAATTTCCATCAAAAAGCGGGAGCGATGTTCAGTTTTACTTCTTGTGATTAAATTGTTGGTTCCGTTCCAAGCAGCTTGTGTAAGTTTGTTGAAATCCTCATCTGTTGCTTGTGTCCTTTCAGATGCATATTGATTTCCAATTGCATAGGTTCCAATCAATGCAAAAGGTACTAT encodes the following:
- a CDS encoding heavy metal translocating P-type ATPase, whose translation is MKHRNRQTKHNMNAEHTNHTDGGGHASHHAHMVADFRKRFWVSLIVTIPVLLLSPLIQSFFGYSIDFAGSMFFLFGLSSFVYFYGGWPFLEGLFQELKKKQPGMMTLIALAISVAYFYSSAVVFGVEGKVFFWELVTLIDIMLLGHWIEMKSIMGASQALEELAKLMPSEAHRLKESGDIEEVKIEDLQSQDKVLIKPGEKIPVDGIVLEGESDVDESAITGESKPVSKKKDDKVIGGAVNGEGSLTVQVTKTGKDSYLSQVIELVRIASESKSRAQGLADKAAFWLTIIAITAGAATLITWLVLGKEFVFALERMVTVMVITCPHALGLAIPLVIAVITSISAKNGLLIRNRTSFEGARNIDVVVFDKTGTLTKGEFGVSDIVTFGGWKEDELLRDVAAIETNSEHTIAKGIVKKAKEKKLDLPKVENFSSLPGKGAKARIQGKQIFVGNKGIFEIAEVSSTDDAQKQANEFASQGKTLVFVASENKIQGIIALSDIIRDESKEAIKRLKKQDISVSMITGDNQATAKFVADQLGLDSFFAEVLPDKKSEKIKKLQSEGRKVAMVGDGVNDAPALAQADVGIAIGAGTDVAVETADVVLIENDPRNVLDIIRLSAINHRKTVQNLAWATGYNVFAIPLAAGVLYSYGIILAPAMGAIIMSLSTVIVAINSRLIKFQKEY
- the cas2 gene encoding CRISPR-associated endonuclease Cas2, yielding MAYDVNEKRVAKVLKKARQYLNWVQNSLLEGEITKAKYEILKQQIRKITKKDEDSITWYIFESRKIFIKETYGVEKGEPDDFII
- the cas5b gene encoding type I-B CRISPR-associated protein Cas5b, translating into MALVFDITGEYAMFRKFYTTTSSASYPFPPPTAVGGLIAAIIGVENKSENKAHLASYWEALYGNRISISIRSPIKWFTTSINLWNYKDPKKGIHNIIKHQFVKRPKYRIYVEGPIEEKLKPFLEQGNFVFTPYLGTAYSFANIDYIGSFNPVKINDGEVNIKSIIPADIKPKINLKKTKGIFKDIVPLQMDEERGLTKSLSVFYPVNSDTGIIVDNPEEIGGVLVGNDEIVWLPEWSRKPSG
- a CDS encoding ferredoxin; this encodes MGKPNCTQTCPEVFQLEEGKSKVIVDTVYKEAEVKCREVEARCSVQAIFVTE
- the cas4 gene encoding CRISPR-associated protein Cas4 gives rise to the protein MDDNIITGYSVLAYSICPREAWFVLRRFTPEQDNPYIELGRFLHKNSYEGKGEKEIKLPGAVIDLIWNDNKCTIVGEIKKSSKSFKGAKIQLLYYLKLLEDMGIQAKGEILLPKEKKRIPIVFDEEAKKEIQDTLLKLNELIESPIPSPPKWIGVCSKCGFAELCWAGEE
- the cas3 gene encoding CRISPR-associated helicase Cas3', which encodes MMKLFGFLNGQESHPDKLLKDHLEGVFEKSKEISNFHGYNDLVDPLKPICLTHDVAKSHVKFQQYLKTKKGKYPHSEPSSYLTFMLTKDVFQAEIVRRHHSYQLNFEDIMSFWRNLNYQDVIKALEEFLDLNKIEYLTEKEWKRLIFQSWHSQYLLNKTVKAEELWFNTRIENSIFITSDRLDALNVDRINFDKISYQQDRFDKFLESLPKNHLSDWKNKIRESTLSNVDTISEPGIYTITLPTGAGKTLTGLQASMKLANKLSLKTIIYVLPFISIVDQNSEVAKKIYDKVQEDHHLVSASKEKEDLDNLERFILSFRYFKEPLIVTTLAKFWEVLYSPNANDSMSFHRLKDAVVILDEPQSIPPEYWQGFGETMSFLSKKMGTYFILMTATQPKIAEGKELAPKSSFPKNRHCYNIVNEKIKLSDIKQFTADRTDNSSLLILNTRKEALKAFILLREHLKSNLFFLSTWVIPKERLERIKQIKQLENKNLPRNLISTQVVEAGVDLDFDYVFKDLSPFDSIVQAAGRCNRRMLNKLGTVMVAEIVDDDSENERSYASYVYDSISLNKTKEIFSNKNKFSENEVQELLDKYYTALSVSKYQKGPWYEIKEGNWSNYKPLIKEHLYEDVVFVDSDGTVSNKLYEIESLEHSLENYERKKQLWKEIQNYSINVPHKELEEWENYCNEVFLEDDKKLEYKGNGIWLITQLGIGEIYSEEVGFIPYELKEDFHG
- the cas1b gene encoding type I-B CRISPR-associated endonuclease Cas1b, translating into MKPIYIFQSGTLSRKGNTLAFKNESDEKTKYFPIENISEIKIFGEININKRLLEFLSANNLPLHFFNHYGFYVGSFYPYEHNTNGITIVKQVEHYISSEKRLVLAKKFVEGAMQNILKIVQYYERKNDLTIKRYSQKMEEFIQNIPQIGSINELMAQEGNYREIYYNFIDNNIISNEDFKMVVREKRPPTNYLNTLISFGNSLMYSTVLTQIYQTPLDPRIGYLHSTNFRKFSLNLDIAEIFKPIVVDRTIFNLVNKKIINENHFKKVQGGIHLNEEGQKNFIKNYEEHLSTTLKHKKLKRNITYRTLIKHEAYKILKHLIEEKEYVPFTMRW
- a CDS encoding Rpn family recombination-promoting nuclease/putative transposase, with protein sequence MLFEHKSYNNASVFLQLLKYPLKIWEEKYITKTNKLSIIIPNQCQVFKL
- the cas7b gene encoding type I-B CRISPR-associated protein Cas7/Csh2, yielding MFNGRKELLFVYSVKDANPNGDPLNANHPRYDEETGQVLVSDVRIKRTIRDELMRMGEDVFIDGEPKTLKERFEELKTKLSTTNGDETLKKCIDTRLFGVTFALGKESFAWTGPVQFKWGRSLHKTKVEFVQGTGAFVTKEGGEQRTIRNEYIVPFALIGTYAIGNQYASERTQATDEDFNKLTQAAWNGTNNLITRSKTEHRSRFLMEIWYKPDFNGLIGSLDERIKLTKKDNSLLDDDEQLAIRNIQDIALNLKEICDKVSLLKDNIEKIIIIKDPDLEVKNIDDLKSILGEDKVAIELR